A single region of the Brachypodium distachyon strain Bd21 chromosome 3, Brachypodium_distachyon_v3.0, whole genome shotgun sequence genome encodes:
- the LOC100829926 gene encoding DDB1- and CUL4-associated factor 8 — protein MRRPWKHPTPAYGAAAAAARHGSADLCLREVGGLLPRRFARRAAASEDLIMRLQIHKKLNRHTGCVNTVGFNADGDTLISGSDDQLVMLWDWDTGAVKLQFHSGHADNVFQARFMPYTDDRTIVTCAADGEVRIAKIQDGGDVPTSLLGEHDGRAHKLAIEPGSPYIFYSCGEDGLVQHFDLRTDTATKLFICRNSFTKPGYSSHIHLNAIAMDPRNPNLLGVGGSNSFARVYDIRKYKWDGSSDFGHPSDCYCPPHLINTRSPGVGITGLAFSHQSELLVSYNDENIYLFPKNGGLGPDPKSSVKIEGNQGSKSTMAAFDEDTVRPAPQVYVGHRNCETVKGVTFIGPNHEYVASGSDCGRLFIWRKRDGNFLRAMEGDECIVNCIEPHPHAMTIASSGIDNDVKLWTPSAMERARVLNVEELKPRKRKAKLWHFALPEQLVWHVLTSRRRQQGAGEDSSEDLEDNTELLNLVLQAADRDNSSDDSDEDKEISDGSED, from the exons ATGCGCCGCCCGTGGAAGCACCCCACCCCGGCgtacggcgccgccgccgccgctgcgcgcCACGGCTCCGCCGACCTGTGCCTCCGCGAGGTCGGGGggctcctcccccgccgcttcgcccgccgcgccgccgcctccgag GACCTCATAATGCGCCTCCAGATTCACAAGAAGCTCAACAGGCACACAGGATGTGTGAACACAGTGGGCTTCAATGCAGATGGTGACACCCTCATATCGGGGTCCGATGATCAGCTGGTAATGTTGTGGGACTGGGACACTGGTGCAGTTAAATTGCAGTTTCATTCAGGCCATGCCGATAATGTGTTCCAAGCACGGTTCATGCCTTACACGGATGATCGCACCATTGTCACTTGCGCAGCTGATGGCGAG GTAAGAATTGCCAAGATCCAGGATGGTGGAGATGTGCCTACTTCATTGCTTGGTGAACATGATGGAAGGGCTCACAAGTTGGCAATAGAGCCTGGAAGCCCTTACATTTTCTATAGCTGTGGCGAAGACGGCCTTGTTCAACAT TTTGATTTAAGGACAGATACAGCCACCAAACTATTTATTTGCAGAAACTCTTTTACAAAACCAGGATACTCCTCTCATATCCATCTTAATGCGATTGCAATGGATCCACGGAATCCGAATCTTCTTGGAGTTGGAGGAAGCAATTCTTTTGCTCGTGTCTATGATATTCGTAAATACAAGTGGGATGGGTCATCTGATTTCGGTCACCCTTCTGACTGCTATTGTCCACCACATCTTATTAACACTAGGAGTCCGGGTGTTGGAATAACAGGGTTAGCATTTTCTCACCAGAGTGAGTTGCTTGTATCTTACAATGATGAGAATATTTACCTTTTCCCCAAAAATGGAGGGCTGGGACCCGACCCAAAATCGTCTGTCAAGATTGAAGGCAATCAAGGGTCCAAATCAACAATGGCTGCATTTGACGAAGATACTGTTCGACCTGCGCCTCAGGTATATGTTGGGCATCGTAATTGTGAGACTGTGAAGGGCGTGACTTTCATTGGGCCAAATCATGAATATGTTGCTAGTGGGTCAGACTGTGGTCGGTTATTTATTTGGAGAAAGAGAGATGGAAATTTTTTACGGGCGATGGAGGGTGATGAATGCATTGTCAATTGTATTGAGCCCCATCCTCATGCCATGACGATTGCAAGCAGTGGAATTGATAATGATGTGAAGCTATGGACTCCCTCTGCTATGGAGCGAGCACGAGTGCTAAATGTCGAGGAG TTGAAGCCCCGAAAGAGAAAAGCAAAGCTCTGGCACTTTGCCTTACCGGAGCAATTGGTCTGGCACGTGCTGACTTCACGTCGTAGGCAGCAAGGAGCGGGAGAAGATTCATCTGAGGATCTTGAAGACAACACAGAATTGCTTAATCTTGTACTGCAAGCTGCAGACAGAGATAACTCGTCTGATGACAGTGATGAGGATAAAGAAATCTCTGATGGTTCTGAAGACTAG